Proteins from a single region of Paenibacillus sp. BIHB 4019:
- a CDS encoding thymidine kinase, producing MDRGWITVIIGPMFSEKSGELIRRCHKLLQYGRKKVRAYKPAEDNRFGSEEIVSRIGYRLPAFNIPKELTPEMAERILQDTKQADVVAFDEVQFFSKTIIPLVEELAYNGKQVIVDGLNMDYRGKAFGYIGGLLAIADEIVKLTSFCAVCGDANAAFTQRVINGQPATLGPVILIGDTESYEPRCRHCFVPPHKAVEEASEEHTDAAAKL from the coding sequence ATGGATAGAGGTTGGATTACGGTCATTATTGGCCCAATGTTCTCGGAAAAATCCGGCGAGCTCATACGGCGCTGTCATAAATTGCTGCAATATGGCCGCAAAAAAGTAAGAGCGTATAAGCCTGCGGAAGATAACCGGTTCGGCAGCGAGGAAATTGTAAGCCGCATTGGCTACCGGCTGCCAGCCTTCAACATTCCGAAGGAGCTTACGCCCGAGATGGCAGAGCGCATATTGCAGGATACGAAGCAGGCCGACGTCGTCGCTTTCGACGAGGTGCAGTTTTTCTCCAAAACGATCATCCCTCTTGTAGAGGAGCTTGCCTATAACGGCAAACAGGTCATTGTAGACGGCCTTAACATGGATTACCGCGGCAAAGCCTTCGGCTATATCGGCGGGCTGCTGGCCATTGCAGACGAAATTGTAAAGCTGACTTCCTTCTGCGCAGTATGCGGCGATGCAAACGCAGCGTTCACGCAGCGCGTCATTAACGGCCAGCCAGCGACGCTGGGGCCGGTCATTTTAATCGGCGATACGGAGAGCTACGAGCCCCGCTGCCGCCATTGCTTCGTCCCTCCGCATAAAGCGGTGGAAGAAGCGAGCGAAGAGCATACAGACGCTGCTGCGAAGCTCTGA